From a region of the Pectobacterium aquaticum genome:
- the virB10 gene encoding VirB10/TraB/TrbI family type IV secretion system protein yields MTNKPVPDEPEKTTAEREAEARERARAAMAYQEPEQKTPPGQPEVTRFRKASGRRTLIVSLLSLALVIALASGGDRLFSALKGGNEKEADTAPPTSAGKTLQERQNLGMDSNPFGLFGPHTQDETDPARQAVTPAPTLPPAPPALNKAAALADGLNNARTMPGDNARTSPGETRNNAETSNSPSSSTTYTSCPSVLTRGKDGNLRCPETAAPETGNNDNPGVARVTGVRRLGLDPDLYIPVDRYIPCSMMRRLVSDVGGHISCLVSEDVYSASNHVTLIPAGTVARGIYRTGALQHGRSRMFVLWTELRTPEPGSLQIPLTDTQASGPLGEAGISGWIDNHFWERFGNALMLSTVQDVAAAASDAAPGKDRNTDYTENTRAATAEMAKTTLDNSINIPPTLYLNQGDVIGIMTGTDIDFSSVWQLRLKKRWYER; encoded by the coding sequence ATGACCAATAAACCTGTCCCGGATGAACCGGAAAAAACCACCGCAGAGCGGGAAGCGGAGGCCCGCGAACGCGCCCGTGCGGCAATGGCGTATCAGGAGCCGGAGCAGAAAACACCGCCCGGCCAGCCGGAAGTGACCCGTTTTCGTAAGGCATCCGGTCGCCGCACGCTGATCGTCAGCCTGTTGAGTCTGGCGCTGGTGATCGCCCTGGCATCCGGCGGCGATCGTCTTTTCAGTGCATTGAAAGGGGGTAATGAGAAAGAAGCCGACACCGCGCCGCCGACCTCCGCCGGGAAGACGCTGCAGGAGCGTCAAAATCTGGGCATGGACAGTAACCCGTTTGGCCTGTTCGGGCCGCACACACAGGACGAAACAGACCCTGCCCGCCAGGCTGTCACTCCCGCACCCACCCTGCCACCAGCCCCACCCGCCCTGAACAAGGCAGCCGCACTGGCTGACGGGCTGAACAACGCCCGAACAATGCCGGGTGATAATGCACGCACGTCCCCGGGTGAAACGCGTAACAACGCAGAAACGTCCAACAGTCCGTCATCATCCACGACATACACATCCTGCCCGTCAGTACTGACCAGGGGAAAGGATGGCAACCTGCGCTGCCCGGAGACTGCCGCGCCGGAAACGGGTAACAACGACAATCCGGGCGTCGCCCGTGTCACAGGCGTCAGACGGCTGGGTCTCGATCCTGATCTCTATATCCCGGTGGACCGCTATATCCCGTGTTCGATGATGCGGCGCTTAGTGTCCGATGTCGGGGGGCATATTTCCTGCCTGGTCAGTGAAGATGTTTACAGCGCCAGCAACCATGTGACGCTGATCCCGGCGGGGACGGTCGCCCGTGGCATCTACCGCACCGGGGCGCTGCAACACGGACGCAGCCGGATGTTTGTGCTGTGGACGGAGCTGCGTACGCCTGAGCCCGGCAGCCTGCAAATCCCGCTAACTGATACGCAGGCCAGCGGCCCGCTCGGCGAGGCGGGGATCTCAGGTTGGATCGACAACCATTTCTGGGAGCGCTTCGGCAATGCCCTGATGCTCAGTACCGTGCAGGACGTGGCTGCGGCGGCGTCGGATGCTGCCCCGGGGAAAGACCGCAATACCGACTACACCGAAAACACCCGCGCCGCCACGGCGGAAATGGCGAAAACGACGCTGGACAACAGCATCAATATCCCGCCCACCCTGTACCTGAATCAGGGTGATGTCATCGGGATCATGACAGGCACCGACATTGATTTCTCATCCGTCTGGCAGCTACGACTGAAAAAGAGGTGGTATGAACGCTGA
- the virB11 gene encoding P-type DNA transfer ATPase VirB11 yields MNAENLSLDFMKNQLFGDFIAQDGLTDITVNRPGELHTKIRGKWRRHEAPITLRQCYAFARALASWQDDNIDDTSPILSATLETGERIQAIIPPACERNTVSITLRKPSLGQKTHQSWIDAGFYNRVSGKERTEGKDVELARYFQGEEISRFMEKAVEYGKTIFIVGETGSGKTTYMKTLLHSIPRHLRLTTIEDNPEIRFYHHTNYVHLFYPADAGDNAIVTPGRLIRANYRMNPDRILLAEIRGREAWDALKIVGSGHEGLMTSLHAGSPEECIEGLIDRCYENPDCRNMPFDVLLRKVLKSIDVIVSIDIHGDIRRMSDVYFKPLHLNGMRGVFRKGLQ; encoded by the coding sequence ATGAACGCTGAAAACCTGTCGCTGGATTTTATGAAAAACCAGCTGTTTGGTGATTTTATTGCGCAGGACGGCCTGACGGATATTACCGTTAACCGGCCGGGTGAACTGCATACCAAAATCCGGGGGAAATGGCGAAGACATGAAGCCCCGATTACGCTGCGCCAGTGTTACGCCTTTGCCAGAGCGCTGGCGTCGTGGCAGGACGATAATATCGACGATACCTCGCCGATCCTTTCCGCCACGCTTGAGACAGGCGAGCGCATTCAGGCCATCATTCCCCCGGCCTGTGAGCGTAATACCGTGTCTATTACGCTGCGCAAACCCTCATTGGGGCAGAAAACACATCAGTCATGGATTGATGCGGGATTTTATAACCGGGTAAGCGGTAAGGAGCGAACGGAAGGCAAAGATGTTGAACTGGCCCGCTATTTTCAAGGTGAGGAAATTTCCCGCTTTATGGAAAAAGCGGTGGAATACGGCAAGACGATTTTTATCGTCGGTGAAACCGGATCCGGCAAAACCACCTATATGAAAACGCTGCTGCACTCTATTCCCCGGCATCTCAGGCTGACCACCATCGAGGATAATCCCGAAATCCGGTTTTATCACCACACCAACTATGTCCATCTCTTTTATCCGGCGGACGCCGGGGATAATGCCATTGTCACGCCCGGCAGACTGATACGTGCCAATTATCGTATGAACCCTGACCGGATATTACTGGCTGAAATTCGCGGTCGGGAAGCCTGGGATGCACTGAAAATCGTCGGTTCCGGGCATGAGGGATTAATGACTTCCCTGCATGCGGGCAGCCCGGAGGAATGTATTGAAGGGCTCATTGACCGCTGCTATGAAAACCCTGACTGCCGGAACATGCCTTTCGACGTGCTGTTACGCAAGGTGCTTAAGAGCATTGATGTGATAGTCAGCATTGATATTCACGGTGACATACGCCGGATGAGTGATGTTTATTTTAAACCCCTTCATCTCAATGGCATGAGAGGTGTATTCAGAAAAGGACTCCAATAA
- a CDS encoding TrbM/KikA/MpfK family conjugal transfer protein yields MKKSISSALLLCIMASYSTSVMAADACEVVICMYGKATGNGGGNECHSAERAFFNIVKKNKHGFLPDHTADARKSFLLECDSAAPAIINQIISKFGRVRS; encoded by the coding sequence TTGAAAAAATCAATATCCTCCGCATTATTGCTCTGCATTATGGCGTCATATTCAACCTCCGTCATGGCCGCTGACGCCTGTGAAGTGGTGATATGCATGTACGGTAAAGCCACCGGGAACGGCGGCGGCAATGAATGCCATTCGGCCGAACGTGCATTCTTTAATATCGTCAAAAAGAACAAGCACGGTTTTCTGCCAGACCATACTGCCGATGCCAGAAAATCATTTTTACTTGAGTGTGACTCGGCAGCCCCGGCAATTATCAACCAGATAATCAGTAAATTTGGCCGCGTGCGTAGTTAA